AAGCCAGTTAAGTCCGTTTACAAAGATAGCTACAATTTGGAAGATAAAATGATAGGGGAAATGGAACACAGGGAAAATAAAGGTAAGATAGTAAAGATGGAATCCTATTTGAACTTGGTTCACAAAAGGGGTGACCTGGAGTCCTTGTTAGTCCTCGGTTCTGGCTCGGGGCTTTCTAGCAGCCAGTGTGAAGACAGAAACGGGAACAGTTACAGGAGTCCCGTGTAAATAAGAGAAGAAACCAGGAGAAGTAGGCGTGCTGCTGACTTTGAGGGCAGAGAGCAGCTGGTGGGGGCGTACAGCTGCGAAATAGCCCCTGACCTGTTTCTTTGAACATTCCTCAGGACGGGTCAAGAGTATCTGCACGGCAGACAGGGAGAAGTGCTGGCAGTACAGATAAAATGGTGCCAACATGTGGGTGACTTTCTCTGCTGGTCCGACTAGAGCACATTTGAGAATGGAGATTAACATCTACCAGTGGAAATTCCTGTGGTGTTAGAAAGTTCTATATATGTGATGTCTGATACGACAGCCACTGGCCATAAGCAGCTCTTagacacttgaaatgtggccagtgagGCTAAGGCACTGAATGTTccactttaattaatttaaatgtaaatggccacACATGGCTAATGGCTACATCCTGGATAGTGCAGGTCCAGAGGGCTGGGTGGACTGTGTCCTCCACACAATTCCCATCAGTTGAAGAAGCTTCTGGAAGGTATGGAGGGGCCATGGGTTGGAGAAGACACTCCTTCTAAGTAAGCACTTGGAACGCAGAGGTTCTGTGCTCAGGAGACGAAGCCTAAGAGCTTATGAAAGTGGAGGCACCTACCTGACAGGGGCAGGGACCCGGGCAGCCACCCAACCCACTGTGGGCGAGTCCAGAGACGATGGGCCGAGGGCTAAGATTTTCATCCAGAATTAATGCCTATGGCGTCTGGAGCTCAGGAGTCAGGGGTGGGAGTCACCTCGTTGCGCCGGTTCTGGCCAATGAACTGGGGCGCCACGTGCGCAGGGAGCACATTCTCCAGCAGCAGCCGAGTCAGGTTCTCCATggtctctgtctcctcctgctcctgccgcAGCTTCTTCTTCCACAGGAAGTCCAGGCGGCAGTAATACTCATTCTGCCAGGGTCACCAGGGGCCCAAGGGGAGACACAGTGCAGGGGGAGCCTCAGCTCCTGAGTGTTCACCCCCCCCACTCCATGATGGCTCAAACCACACCACTCCCCAGTCTACAGAGAAAGCTCAAGGGCCAACTACCCCTGGGGAGGCTACCTTGAAACTAGATTCAAACTAGGGTAGGCAGAATTGGCAGCAGATTCTTTCTTATGTGTGGTTTTCCTGGacgtggggtgggagggaaaagggagaatttGAGGGCACCCCCCTTGgggagtgaaggagaaagaaagggagcaggAAGTTTCGCTTAGAAGCTTCCAATGGGCACACCATTTGGGCTCAACCCTGGAGACGTAAGATTGAGGGAAAGGGTGAGAAAGACCAAGTCAAATATATGggggcccccacctcccccttcaAAGGGAACCTCTGGAGGGCGGAGCTGGGTGACTTACCTGCCGAGCCAGGACAAGGAGGgtgaagaagaagatgaagaaggagaTAGCTCCCATCACTTTGGGCTCCTTTAGCACCCCTGGCCTGAGGAGGCCACATATCAGGGTtgccccttgccctgcccctTCCCGATGGCCTTGTCCCTAACCCCAGTGCCCATGCAGCCGTCAGCCACCCTCCCCCGTTCAGGTCAGTGAGGTGAGGAGAGCTCTGCTCTGCCCCCAGAGGGCCTGGGCGCCTCTGTCCAGTGGCCGTGCGCACCTGGAGTCCAAGGGATCTGGATAGAGGCGGGCGATGAGGCAGTCGGACAGCCAGGCGTGGGAGtgcaggaagagggagcaggagaccCCCAGCCACAGCAGGAGCAACAGCAACTTCAGCTCGAAGCTCATGTGCAGAAAGAGGGAGCAAGACAGGAACCCCAGCACGCAGCAGTGCATAGAGTACTGTGGGGTCGGGCAGGGTGGTCAAGGGGGGGGGGCTTATGccacaggcaggggtggggactaTCCCAGGGCTCCCGttctgcccctcccagggcccgGGTTCTATCTGGGGGACAGGGGGTgtcatacacacaaacacaccaagTGTGTTTTTTGTCTGTCCCAATCCAGAGGATGGGGGTGGCGGAGGGGCCAAGGAAGGCTCTGGAGAAAGAGATTCAGGGCTGTGGGGAAGACTCACTGGGACGCTGATgagaggcagggagccagggagctCCCAGGAGAGGTTGGAAGCCACGGAGGACACATTGGAAGCCCCGGAAGGGCAGTTTGTTGCTGCCGGTAAGAAGAACTGCGGAAGGAGGGGAAGAGCTGAGGTGGGCGGGCGGCTCCTGGGGCACAATGGTGGCTTGAGCTGGGTTTCAGCTGACCTAGGGCTGAGTGAGGGCCAGCCTCCTCCAGCGGGGTGGATTCTGCTATTTCTGCCTGGCGAGGGAGCCTTAGCAATGGGGTCCTCGCTGGCTGGTCAGGGATGGGAGGAGTGGGTGTCCTGGGCTCTAGTCTGCCAGCGGACCCACTGTGCGATCTCTTGCCAGccgcttaacctctctgggcctcagcttcctcttctgtgaCTTGGCTGGGGGATGATTTCTAAGGTGTCTTTCAGGGACAGAATTCTAGGAGTGATTGTGAGTTCTGAAAAATCTGCCAGACTCAGCTACAACATCACAGCGAGTGAGCTAAGCAATGCAGATCTGCCTACATAGAAAAGATAGGAAGGCTGTCCACCAAAGGGTTATAAACAATTATGCAGGTGGCAGAttacttgttttctttatatttgtccACATTGCCCGAATCCCCTGGCCTTAGTCCAGCTGCTCTGTCAGCCTCTGCTAGGTCCAACAGGCCCTGAAGTGGGTGCATAGGgccccctctgccctcaccaGGCTGGTAATAGCCATGACAAAAACGAGGAGGATGGTGGCAGTGCCCAGGGCAACTCGGAGTCCGGGCCGTGTGGCCACCAAGCCAGACAGTGCGGGCAGCCAGTGCAGCATCTTGGGGCCTTTCAAGACACACTTCTGTGGAGGAAGCACAAGAATCTTAGCCATGGAGCTGGGGCACCCCCCGCCTCAGGCCAGGTAGTGGTAAGGGCCCAGCCGACCACTTCCACCCCCCAGCCCACCTCACCGTCAGGTGCTCTGAGAAGCAGacgaagagaaggaggaggaagaggaggaaggtgaTGCTATAGGTGACGGCCAGAGCTGGGGGCCTAAAGGGAGACAAGACTGAGTGAGGCCTTGAAGGGTCAGAAGATGCTCTGTGTGCCGGGAGTGTGCTGTGCACCCTGGTTGGGAGATGTGGGGAGGAGCAGTCCTAGGGATCTGAACTGGCCCCCAGTGGGGTCTGGGCCGATAAAAGGCATTGCATACTGGTGATCCGGAAAAGCTGAGGGGGTCTAGGGCGGTGGTGCGGGGGCAGGAACTAATGAGGTCAGGACAGTACTGAAGGGGGCAGGGGGCTCACGAGGGGGCTGAGGCCGCATTAGGCCAGCCTCTGGGCCTTCAGGCCAAAGCTCTTCCACCTGGCTAAGTTTTGGACAAGCCCTTGCAGCCCCCTCCTAGCCATGGACTAAAAATGAGGGCCTACTTTCTAAGCTCATTTACTGTGAGATTTGGGCTCCTCAATGAAAACAGAACCCGCTTCAAGGAAAAGTTGTTAGGACCCAGAGACAGGCATGTGAAAGTGCTTGGATTATGTAGAAAGTCCACAGGATGTATGATAGTAAAATGAAAGCTGTGATTATCACTGCTTCCCCAGAACACATACTTCCTCTGTGGCTCAGTGTCTGAAGCCAAGGGGAAGTGGGTAAAGGAAGAAAGTGTGGGTCAAGGATCAGCAGGAGCTTGGTGGTCTGTGTGTGAGGCTCAGGGTCGCCCTTGCCTGGGGCTCTCACCTGTTGGTCACCAGCATCTGGATGATGAAATTGGAGAAGAAGACCAGGAAGGTGCAGGCCGCATAGTATTTGAAGGCGGGGAGGGCAGAAAGTCGATACTAGAAGGACAGGGGTCAGTGTGGCCACAGGGGCCACCAGGGCTGCCCATCACCTTGGAGGAGTCCGTTCCCGGCAAGGAGCGGGAGACCCAGCCTCACCGCCCTGCCGTCCAGTTCAGTCTCAGGTAGCCTCTACCGGTTCTCCGAGgagctgccctcctccctcccatccccacctaGTAATCCAATCTATAGGGTGACGTCCACTTGGAGAGAATCACAAGCCCCTCACCCCCAGGATCACAAACTGAGTAGACCCGGGAGGTGAGGGGCGACCACAGGGCTTGCCCGCTCCCCAAGGCCAAGGAGCTAAGGTTAGAAAATTCTCCGCTGccatcccccacacccacctctttctccagctccttctctctgAAGTACAGTGTCAGTGGGTTGAAGTCCTTTGACTGCTTCCACTgcctggtgggaggtggggggcagtgagCCCCAGAgatgaaagggaagggaggggcaggttGGGGGGATGGCCAGGTGTGTGTTTCCCTGGGCTGGAGCAGGGAAGCGGCTCCCTTCCCCTGGGTCATCAGGGGAGCACATCCATTCCTTACGGCGGGGCCCAGCCCTCACACCCCTCCCGGCTGCCTTCTGTTCTCCTTACTTCTGAGAGTTGAGCTGTTCGATGACCTGGAAGAACTTGGCGTCCCCAGTGTCCAGGTCCTCATCTAGTCCCCGGGGGGTACGGCTCCTGCACAGTGAGAGCCCAGCCTGTCACCACAGGAGACCCTGGACAGCGTGTGGGCGAAGCGGGGGCGGCCCCCCTAGGGAGGATGGAGGCAGGTCGCCCAGACAGCCCCACTGTCAGAGTTGCTGGGGCCTCCTCACCGGTCCAGGCTCCATTGGGGGCTGAAGGAGGCCAGGGCCTTCTCCTGTTGGGAGAACACAGCGAAGGGGGAGATGAGGCGATGCTGACCATCCTTGAAGCCTCTCTGCAGTGAGGCATTCCATATCTACACACATCCTGGGCTTTTAGCAACTGCTGTATTTCCCCTGCCTGTAATGACTTCCTCTTTCCATCAAATCCCACCTGCCCTTAACGGAAGGGTCAAACCACATTTATTCCTTAAAGGTTCTTCTGGACTCTTTAGACACCCAGGGTCCTTATGCTCTCATTTCCTCAGTTTCTACCACTTATGAGACAAGCCTGTACGCTTGAGGGGTGGTCATCTTCCCTAAGGACTGAACAAATCCCAAAGGCGGGGACTTGCCCATCACCCCAGCATGCCAAAAAATCCTCGTTGGTTTAAACTGAAGTGACGATGGCGAACGTTCTGACTCCCTTGTGGTCAGGCTGAGCTGGGAGGTGGTGGGAGCAAAAACAAAacgagaagaaagggaaagaggaaggaagagaaacaaacctGGCCACACTCATTCTTTTCTGTAGTAAAAGGAAGGCTCTCTGTgtgccaagatatgaaagcaagcAGACGAGTAAAGCGGTGAGACAAGCCCCAGGAAAGAGAACGCAGCACAGCGGCCACTGCCCAGGGCCAGGGGTCTGGTGACTGCTCTTTGCTGCTCCCTCGGTGCATGTGAAGGCAGCAGGGTCACAGAGGGCCACCTCATCCCCCCAAACCCAAACCTGGCgtatgggagagggagaggggaggaaaagggagattgAGACGGATGTTCTAGGTAGGAGGCCATCTATGCATCTAGGTCTGAGCCTAACTGTTTTCAAGTTACCTACCTGCCTCTCCACCTTGCTCAATGCCTGTATGTTATTGAAGGCAGGGaacatgttttattcatttctgtccTCTCAAGAATTAGCCTAGCACCTGCTGCATAGTAGGTGCTTTAAAATTGTGGccgggtgggtgggtggatggatggatggtatATCCTAGCACCAACACTGCCCCCCCGACTCCAGAGGTCCCCATTGTTTAAGTGTAAGCTGTTGTGATTCTCAGGATTTCTAGCATTGACTGAGGGACTTCAGGGGCTGGGAAGTGAATTTCTGGGCTGGTGAGGTCCTGCCTCGGGAGATACTTTTGAACTAGGGGCTCTTACTTCTCCACCCTGACATTTCTTAGCCTACACACTACTGGGGACTTGGGGAGATCTGGCATGGGTTCTGGGGAGCACTCAACACTATCTCACAGTCCCTGGGCTCCCACCAAAGCCCACCATCTGCTCTACCTCCCCCTGGGGGACTCCCTTCTGCAAGCGTCttggattctttcttcctctcccttctgacCTTGCCCCTACTCTACGTTAAGGCTCTGAATTAGGTATTCTCCTGAACCACGCTGCCAACGTCCCCCCACTCCACAGTTCCCACTGATCTCTGGCCTGCTTTCctgctgggtgggtggggaggggagacagaacACAGAAAGGGTACTCTGAAGCCATCCCACGTACACAACTGGGTCTACCCAGTAGAGAAGATTCTGAGCAGAAGATCTgcagaaaggaggctgggaaagttTTGGGAAGATCAGATCAAATGGAGAAAGCAGGCTGAGGAAACTACTCCTGGGGCAAGTCTTTGGGGACATGGCCTCAGTCCCTGCAAGAGGGGGTTCTCTGGCTGCTTGCCACCAAGCACCAACCCTAAAAGCTGGTGGGGGAGATGAAGGCTTCTAGTGGGTCACTGATGACCCGAAGGGGCTGAGCACAGGCTCAGCCAGTAATCCACCGTCCCCTcgtttcctctcttccctctctccccaacccctgcctGCTCAGGGTGACGGCCTTCAAGGCCATGTGAGATTTTCATGTcacctcattttatcctcatacACATGCTGGAGAGTCGGGGCAACAACTGATTTGCCCCCACCTTCCCAGTCCTAGTGGGGATTAAAGAGAGTGTGCAGTCTCAGGAATGGAGCTGGACAGACACATTTCCCCGTGGGAGTGGCTGTGAGCACTGGCTTCGGAGCCAGGAGAAGTGGGGTCTATACCTCTGTGGTACTGATGGTAGGGGGTTCCCGAGTGGAGGTTGGGGAACAATGGACATAGATAGGGTCTATGGGATTTGGCATCTCAGCCGAGCTCAGAAGGCAgtgatctttttcctttctctggaaggagaaagggcaCTCTTACCCTACCTCCCAGGGTAGCCCCTGTAATATGTACTCATCTGGAAAGAGGGGGCAGCAAGAGTCAGGAGGGAGGGCCTGCAGACCTCTCCTTTTTTCCCAGGATCCTTCCTGGAGGTCTGACTTTAAGCAAGGCCCTGTGCTCCAGGAGGTGTCTCCCAGCACCCCTCCCTGCGCACCAGGGTCTCCCTGAGCCCCAGGGGGGGTTGTGCTCATTTTAGAGAACTGTGAATCAAGGAAAGGCCTGAACCAGTGACCAGGACAACCAGACTGTTCAAGACCTCGGGATGTCATCAAGTGACTCACTGGTGGTGAGGGCGGGGAAGTTGGGAGGGGCACTGGGAATGAGGTTAGTAAGTGCTAGGGCTCACGAGGGAGGTGCACTTACCGGGAGAGGGGTGGAAGTGGACACAGGGCTCTCTAGGTGGCTCAGGTGGGCAAAAGGCTTGGCCGCGCCCCAGGACTCCAGGTAGCGGGTCATCAGCAGTGATGGGCGCATCTGGGGGCCCTCGAGAGAGGACAGCAGCCCTCCCGCAgtgcccttctcctcctcctcctcagcctgGGGCATATGAGGGCTGAGAGTCAAGATCACAAACGCCTTCTACATTCTCCCCACACTCCTTAGAAGGTTGGGGCTCCTCCCCCTTGACGCACACACTGAGACCCAGGAATTCAATCTCTGGCATAGGAGAAGAGATCAGGCCGGTTGGCCATGGGTGCTTCAGGTGGGCCAACCCATGGGGTGCAGGCTGGGCTTTTACCCGGGGGTCGATGACCAGGTAAGTGGGCTCCCCTAGCTCCCGAAGGTATGGGTCCCGGTGTTCCATCGATGCATCTTCCACAGCATAGACCCCGGCCAGCAGGGCCAGGGTAGCCCCTGTGATATGTACTCGTCTAGAAAGAGGGGACAGCAAGAGTCAGGAGGGAGGGCCTGCAGACCTCTCCTTTTTTCCCAGGATCCTTCCTGGAGGTCTGACTTTAAGCAAGGCCCTGTGCTCCAGGAGGTGTCTCCCAGCACCCCTCCCTGCGCACCAGGGTCTCCCTGAGCCCCAGGTGGGATTGTGCTCATTTTAGAGAACTGTGAATCATGTGGCAGCATGTGGGAGGCCCGGCTGGTTTCTTCCTGTGGCCTCCTGCAGCCCCGCATCTCACCCTGGCACGCCGCCCGCCTCCATGTGGTTGGCCAGTGTGACATCATGGGACCAGACATCATACTGCCACTTCTGCAGCCCGATGACTCCGCAGAGCACACTGCCCGAGTGCACGCCCACACGCATGTTGATGTCCACGCCAGTGGCCGCCCGGAGTTTCCTGAGCAGGGTAGGCAGGGGACAGTCTGATTGGCGCCTTCGGCCCTATGCATGccacacccctccctctctccaagaGGACCTCCACTACCCTGCCTGCTCCTTGCCCACACCCATCCCTTGGTACCCCTCTTTCCCGCCCACCTGAGCTGACCTGATGGCCCGGCACATGTCCAGCCCCATGCGCACGCAGTTGATGGCGTGGTCTGGCAGGGAGAGCGGTAGCCCAGAGACACAGTAGTAACAGTCTCCCAGGATCTTGATCCGCATGCATTCATGCtcctgggagtgtgtgtgtgtgcagggggaggggggggcacCTGGTTAGAGGTCAGAGGAGGCACGAGGGAGCTGGGACAAATGGGAGCAAATGTGGTATTCCTGAGGAACTTCTGAGGCTGGGAGTCTCTGGGTCAGATCTAGGGATTCCCTTAACTTGATATGGGGATGGCTGAGGTCTGTGGCTCTCCCCCAGCTTTGGCACGTGGAGGGTGTGTTCAGATTTGAGCAAGACTGCGGTTTTCTGGGGGAGACTCAAGATTAGGTTTGTTGGTGGCATCCCTGGCGTCTGACCAGGTggctgggctggcctgggctgATGTTGTACAGGGCAGAGATTTCCCTTGGAAGGGGCCCCTGAGGTTAGAACATCTGGAAATCTCTCTAGATTTGGTGGTAGTGTCCAGAGACCCCTATACTGGGGGCTCTGAGCATCTTTGGGGGTGGGGTCGTTGGGGCATTTGTGGGGGCATTGTTGAGAAGTCTCTCCAGGTTTGAGATGAGCAGCTCCATGCCTGGGGTTGTTTGAGAGGGTTTCCTACCTCCATTGGAATATCTTCCATGGGAATACATGGGCTCTGAAATGGGACTGGGATCTAAGGTGGCAGGAGTTTCCCTTGGAAGGGGCTCTCGAGGGTGGGGCATTTGAAGGTCCCTGCGTAGGGAGGAGGGCCCCTCTGACCTTGGCAATCTGGTCGAACTTGCCGAAGAGCTCGTTGAGCATGAGCACCAGCTCCTTAGGGGAGCACTCACTGGCCAGCCGGGTGAAGCCCACGATGTCAGCATACAGCACGCTGGGCGGGCAGATGATGTCAGTGGGGCCAAGGTCTCAGGcaatgcccccctcccctctggccatcCTCTCTCCTACCTCACTCCCTGGTGCCTCTTGACATAGAGGCTGTGGAAGTTGTTGGTGCTCTCTGGCCGGGACCCCTGTCCAGCCTGCAGCCGTGCcatgatctctgccttcatctctcGGGCCAGGTAGGCAGGAAGAATGGACAAGAGAAGGTGTTCCTGCAGGAGATCACTATGAACACCCACCCTCTTGCAACCTGAAGCCAGGAGTCCCAGCCTCCCGACCATCTAGGAGCTCACCCATTTCCCCAGAGTACTCCCCCAGATCCTCCCCATCACACAGAGCTGGGCTTCAGCTCCCCATCCTGCACTAGTCACTTTTAGGGACTGAACTCCGGCACCAATGCCAGAATTAGAGTTCTTCGTTTAGTATCATAAAAGTGCTTTTACAAGCTTCTGGGTCTTTGAGACTTAACACAACTTTCCAAGGTGGACGGTAGCcgcattttacaaaggaggagggagaagggcaagtaacctgcccaaagtcatTCAGCTTGCAAAGGAGCCCCGTTGTGTGATATAAACAACTCCTTTCTCAAACCCCagtccctcccagcctcccaggcccAGCGGACCTGGTGCTTCTTCTCGGTGTCCAGCCGCCGGCGCGAGTGCAGGGAACGAAGAGCCTCCCGGAACGTGGCGCGCAGAGCGCGCTCCATCAGCGCCTTGTGGTACGCTCCGGCCACGTTCCCGCACAAGAACAACACGGCGTTCGCTGCCAGCTGCGGGAGAGGGTCAGCCTCAGAGGGCGCTGGCCGCAGGTGGTGGGGGCAGTGGTTAAGCGTGTAGCTGCAGCTGGTCTCCAAGAGGGTTGAGGAGGACTCCACAGTTAGAGACCTGAGTATGTCCAGGCAATTGGGGCCACACTGCTGAGTCCATAGGGGGCGCTTCTCCTGCCCCAGGATCCCTGCTCTAGACTCAGTTGTGCACCAACAAGGCCCTTAGGTCTAGAAACCCTCGCACACacgtttcctctgcctggaaagccaCCCCACCATCCACCCCCTCCGCGGCCCCCGCAGCACAAAACTAGTCAAGCTCCGATTTTTACATTCTCTGTGACGGGTCCATCATCCACATCTGTCCCCACAGCTCTGGTCCCCTGAAGTCCCTTCCCCGGGGGGGCCCAGAGGCGGCTTCAGGTGTCTGGAGCATCGTGCTGCTATGAGGCACCAGGGCCATGAGGACACCGTCTGGGTGTATGCGTTTGTACCCTGCGCTTGGCGTGGCGCCAGGCCCGGGAGTCACCGCTCAGCAGGCGGTTGGCGCATGCTCAGAGGAAGCGAGCTGACCCTGGGCGCAGCGGGGCCCTGGGGGCAGCGTGTGCAACGCCGTTCTCACCTGCGGCAGCAGCGCCGGCCTGGAGTCCGGCTGAGGCCCAAGGTACAGCCCAAGGGCCAGCAGGTGGGAGAGCGACGAGGCAAGGCCCGCAGCGGCGGCATCCCGCATGCCCAAGGGCAACATGGCGTACACGGTGAAGATGACGAAGAGGAAAAAGGAcacctggggggggaggggcacggggAGCTGCTGGCGGCTCTGGGCCGGcgtcctcctgccccctgctccaCCTGCCGCTCCTCTCACCTGGTCCCAGGCGCTCACCAGGCCCCCGGTGAACAGGAAGCCATGGCCTAGCCCGAGTAGCGCGGCCCACACGAGGACCGACAGGGGACGTGTCCAGCGCTGCAGCCGTTGCTCGCGGGAAGCCAGGCCCAGGAGCAGCGAGAAGCCCCCGAGCGCGCACAGCACGGTGGTCAGGAAGCCCCGGTCTGAAGCTAGAtcctgtggggagggggtgcttgCGGCAAGACTGGAGTGCGGAGTTTGGGGAGCTCCTCCAAGTTGAAGAACAGGCAGCCCCCCAGGGCCATTTCCGAAGAGTGTCTCCAATTCAGGTCAGAAAAGGAGACAGGGCACCTGAGCTGGCCATTCAGTTAGGCTGAACCACAGGAAGTTGCCAAGAACCTGTTTTGAATCTACACAGCCTGCTGTCTCCTACGGTTCACCCTAATAGCTCACTGGCAGCCGGGCTGGAACCTTGGGCCATCTACCCAGAGCCTACCCATATGGTGCATTTGTGAATCCATGACCTTGCTGAGctcgttttctcatctgtcaaataggAATTAGAGCACCATCCTGGGGTCCTGATGTAAGTGAAAAACCCTACCTCACAGAAGGCACTTAGGAATGAGTGTACCCAAATCTGGCCAATTTGCTCAGGAGATTCCCTGCCCTGGGCACAAGTCTGGGtgtagcccccccccccaccccagccctaagAAGTGCTCCAGCAGCGGGGGGCACCTGGAACCTCTTCCTGGCAGGCCAGGGGGGAGCCCTACACTTTCACCACCCCCTCTGGGCGTCGACctcctgctgctgtccctgccctGTGTCCCCACCTCTTCCTGGACTTCGAGGTGGCCCAGGAAAAATTGGTCAGTTTGGTGGCTTCCCCAACTGGCCTccgaaaagtgaaaagaaaacttgGAGCAAGGtatttccagaaatggaattgaaGAACCCctttctcctaaaaaaaaaaaaaaaaaaaccaaaaaactggaaATGGCTTTATCTGAGGACTAAATGTGAGTGGGCTGGAGGATGCCTTCTGGGAGTCTATGGGTATGACTGCCCCACAGCCCctatgagagaaagaaaaccaggaaacaGATTCCCACGGGGCCCAGTGTAATTTCCCTTCTGGAAAATTGGAAAACCCGGTGTTGAATTTACTCTAGAACCCGTAGATCACAGGTCTGTCAGTAccctgaaagaaattaaaagcagccAGGGCTCAGCCTTCTCCCAGCGGCCCAGCAACTGTGGCCCAGAGAGGCGCAGTGACTTGTCCAGGATCACCATGTTTCCTAGCAAGGCATGGTGCTCCTTTCCTGGGTTCCAGCGAAGAACGCAGGTGGCAAAGAAGACCCCTCCCTAAGTCCCTACCCCGCAACCGCCCTCTAGGCGGTGACCCTCCCGCCACCCTCGGGAAGGAGCCCCGCCCCACCAGAAGCTCCCCGGCTCACCCTGCCGCTGGCGGAGGCGACAGCCAGCATCGCCAGGAGCGCGCAGAGCACGATCACCAGCAGCAGAAGCACCAGTGGGTACTGCTGACTCAGGCTGTAGTAGGTCTCGTAGAAGAGGTCTTCGCTGGGGGGCGGCCGGGGACTGAAGAGGCGGGCCATGGTCCCCCCTGCCCCTCGCTGCGGCGCCGGCGTGGAGGGTGGACccccggggctggggagggccagGTGCCGCGTTACCGCGTGAGGCCGCTCTGTGCCCCAGCCGTGCCTCTCTCCCTGGGTCCAAGCCACTTCCACCCCGTTCCCCCAGCCTCGCGGCGATCCCATCTGCCAGGCACTCCCTGTGGCCTCCCAGCCTTTTCCCAGTTGGTTGTGAGAAGACTGCTCCATCCTTCGCTCCTTCTCCCTCAAACCCAGGCTGCAGAGGTGCCCTAGCAAAAGCCTCGTCTCCGGGTGGGGCAGGATTTGGGGTTGAAGCAAAGGAGCCTCGGGTTCCTCTTTCCCCCCTAGACTCACTGCCCGCGATGCTGCCGCGGCTTGAATGGGCGAGGCCCGAGGACGGAGCCCGGGGCAGCTGGTGGCGTTGTCCTGATGGAACACCGAGAAACTAGTGGCTCAGAGCTCTGGGCGGCAGGCTCTTCCCTCCCGGCGCTGGGgcccccctcccacttccccgACGGGACTGCCCGGCCCCTTCCCGTGCCGAGGCAGActccccaggcctcctccctccctcattgtCTCCCCTAACACTGTCGTTGCCTTCCCCCTTCGGCCCCCTCTAGAAAGGGGAATGTGAACCGTGGGAGaggcgagggggtgggggagccaggcTGAGCAGCAAGTGTCAAAACGGGGGTGGAACCTTTGCACAGCGGGACCACGAAGGAGCGCTGGAGTGAAGGCTGGCAAGAATGTAGGGAAGACTGCCGGCGAGTTGGGGCTAGGATTTAGGTCGGGATGGGgctcgggggtggggtggggggcacgcgTGTGCCTGttgccctctcctcctgcctggaTGCAGCTGCTGTGGATGGAGCCATAGCTTTCCACTCCAGACACCCACTGAGGGTCAAAGGGCT
This DNA window, taken from Ailuropoda melanoleuca isolate Jingjing chromosome 20, ASM200744v2, whole genome shotgun sequence, encodes the following:
- the ADCY4 gene encoding adenylate cyclase type 4 isoform X2, with protein sequence MEQSSHNQLGKGWEATGSAWQMGSPRGWGNGVEVAWTQGERHGWGTERPHAVTRHLALPSPGGPPSTPAPQRGAGGTMARLFSPRPPPSEDLFYETYYSLSQQYPLVLLLLVIVLCALLAMLAVASASGRDLASDRGFLTTVLCALGGFSLLLGLASREQRLQRWTRPLSVLVWAALLGLGHGFLFTGGLVSAWDQVSFFLFVIFTVYAMLPLGMRDAAAAGLASSLSHLLALGLYLGPQPDSRPALLPQLAANAVLFLCGNVAGAYHKALMERALRATFREALRSLHSRRRLDTEKKHQEHLLLSILPAYLAREMKAEIMARLQAGQGSRPESTNNFHSLYVKRHQGVSVLYADIVGFTRLASECSPKELVLMLNELFGKFDQIAKVPPPPPAHTHTPRSMNACGSRSWETVTTVSLGYRSPCQTTPSTACAWGWTCAGPSGQLRKLRAATGVDINMRVGVHSGSVLCGVIGLQKWQYDVWSHDVTLANHMEAGGVPGRVHITGATLALLAGVYAVEDASMEHRDPYLRELGEPTYLVIDPRAEEEEEKGTAGGLLSSLEGPQMRPSLLMTRYLESWGAAKPFAHLSHLESPVSTSTPLPEKALASFSPQWSLDRSRTPRGLDEDLDTGDAKFFQVIEQLNSQKQWKQSKDFNPLTLYFREKELEKEYRLSALPAFKYYAACTFLVFFSNFIIQMLVTNRPPALAVTYSITFLLFLLLLFVCFSEHLTKCVLKGPKMLHWLPALSGLVATRPGLRVALGTATILLVFVMAITSLFLPAATNCPSGASNVSSVASNLSWELPGSLPLISVPYSMHCCVLGFLSCSLFLHMSFELKLLLLLLWLGVSCSLFLHSHAWLSDCLIARLYPDPLDSRPGVLKEPKVMGAISFFIFFFTLLVLARQNEYYCRLDFLWKKKLRQEQEETETMENLTRLLLENVLPAHVAPQFIGQNRRNEDLYHQSYECVCVLFASVPDFKEFYSESNINHEGLECLRLLNEIIADFDELLSKPKFSGVEKIKTIGSTYMAATGLNATPGQDAQQDAERSCNHLGTMVEFAVALGSKLDVINKHSFNNFRLRVGLNHGPVVAGVIGAQKPQYDIWGNTVNVASRMESTGVLGKIQVTEETARVLQSLGYTCYSRGIIKVKGKGQLCTYFLNTDLTRTGPPSATLG